A single genomic interval of Meles meles chromosome 9, mMelMel3.1 paternal haplotype, whole genome shotgun sequence harbors:
- the DAPL1 gene encoding death-associated protein-like 1 isoform X2, whose protein sequence is MWVPTKLGDKPCCCSAMPLRGPAPCPYKARLHWGGSSWHTASSLRSTIVALALALAQAMANEVQVLLSPLKGGHPPAVKAGGMRISKKQEIGVLERHTKKTGLEKTSAIASVAKLQAMDALNDTLEKGQIICIESKE, encoded by the exons ATGTGGGTTCCCACAAAGCTCGGTGACAAGCCCTGTTGCTGCTCAGCAATGCCCTTAAggggccccgccccctgcccatATAAAGCCAGGCTGCACTGGGGCGGCAGCAGCTGGCACACAGCCTCCAGCCTCCGGAGCACCATCGTGGCCTTGGCACTGGCACTGGCACAAGCTATGGCAAATGAAGTGCAAGTCCTGCTCTCCCCGCTGAAAGGGGGGCATCCTCCTGCAG TAAAGGCTGGAGGAATGCgaatttccaaaaaacaagaaattGGCGTCCTGGAGAGACATACCAAAAAAACAGGATTAGAGAAAACAAG TGCCATTGCAAGTGTTGCCAAACTCCAGGCCATGGATGCTCTGAATGACACGCTGGAGAAG GGGCAGATAATTTGCATTGAAAGCAAGGAATAA
- the DAPL1 gene encoding death-associated protein-like 1 isoform X3, whose amino-acid sequence MWVPTKLGDKPCCCSAMPLRGPAPCPYKARLHWGGSSWHTASSLRSTIVALALALAQAMANEVQVLLSPLKGGHPPAVKAGGMRISKKQEIGVLERHTKKTGLEKTSAIASVAKLQAMDALNDTLEKGQDCA is encoded by the exons ATGTGGGTTCCCACAAAGCTCGGTGACAAGCCCTGTTGCTGCTCAGCAATGCCCTTAAggggccccgccccctgcccatATAAAGCCAGGCTGCACTGGGGCGGCAGCAGCTGGCACACAGCCTCCAGCCTCCGGAGCACCATCGTGGCCTTGGCACTGGCACTGGCACAAGCTATGGCAAATGAAGTGCAAGTCCTGCTCTCCCCGCTGAAAGGGGGGCATCCTCCTGCAG TAAAGGCTGGAGGAATGCgaatttccaaaaaacaagaaattGGCGTCCTGGAGAGACATACCAAAAAAACAGGATTAGAGAAAACAAG TGCCATTGCAAGTGTTGCCAAACTCCAGGCCATGGATGCTCTGAATGACACGCTGGAGAAG GGACAGGACTGTGCATAA